In Toxoplasma gondii ME49 chromosome X, whole genome shotgun sequence, a single genomic region encodes these proteins:
- a CDS encoding hypothetical protein (encoded by transcript TGME49_234540~Predicted trans-membrane domain (TMHMM2.0):283-306:337-355:358-381:393-411:420-443:455-478:497-520:526-549:552-575) produces MGLSGGGGAPTPLWQGGAVHNVLALGEEDQHDKSVRRKRRAESPRIRQLRRHQKQQDYSMVQQSAVFDPQHVQELNAAMSVSTVGIADRKIHALSTLWKALESYAKRVPRAKLIQKLLNNGAPQTAGVAPSDRGSLARPSNSFLTSKVGELKSPRGDGMLAHAHFSGGASGTSNSLAVRDSETHGLAAGKGAGAGTVAIEMAEHLGQNFVPIQYGASGNFFSSRVRRPRYGRAERVTSHRTWVDQTAADSSPQRLASNPSRSLMPSSGTLSGLTLTALISKNNLWWAGIICAAVAALAGALGDCVLRYSFVKEREARESTQADAANQGVPRPLHMRPLWIVGMFLSVVINPFLTLVSYRFAAVSVVAMFGGLHTLGSLVFARILLSEKLGWRDVVGGLLIVSGITEVVIFGHNTTDIKEFTVNGVAFIVFCSVTFAAILLAAVVSHKMVYSTKLPLIAVSMCTALLPGLFGAISNVCGKGAVVLWTDAFQDTKLWTLPYTWIFAAFAAAAALGQVVYLSFSLSRYPASFVGPVYNGILICMNSVGGIWVFSEYTNSLPLFLLGVASTSAGILISAHSQVMKQNATEPPVEGREASLLIESDEENLQLAPDEMEY; encoded by the exons ATGGGGCTGTCTGGGGGAGGCGGGGCACCCACCCCCCTATGGCAGGGCGGAGCTGTTCACAACGTGCTGGCATTGGGTGAGGAAGACCAGCATGATAAGAGCGTCCGTAGAAAAAGAAGGGCGGAGAGTCCCCGCATTCGGCAGTTGCGTCGTCaccagaagcagcaggactACTCCATGGTCCAGCAATCCGCGGTGTTCGACCCTCAACACGTTCAGGAACTGAACGCAGCCATGTCCGTTTCCACCGTCGGCATTGCTGATCGCAAGATCCACGCGCTGTCGACCTTGTGGAAGGCGCTGGAGAGCTACGCTAAACGGGTTCCAAGAGCTAAACTGATTCAGAAGCTCCTGAACAACGGAGCACCTCAAACTGCGGGCGTGGCACCTTCAGATCGTGGAAGCTTAGCTCGTCCCTCCAACAGTTTTCTAACGTCGAAAGTGGGGGAATTAAAGTCTCCGAGAGGTGATGGCATGCTTGCACACGCTCACTTCTCGGGTGGCGCGAGTGGAACATCTAATTCTTTGGCGGTCAGGGACTCCGAGACCCACGGACTGGCCGCTGGTAAAGGTGCAGGCGCCGGCACAGTAGCGATTGAAATGGCCGAGCATCTGGGACAGAATTTCGTGCCGATACAGTATGGAGCGAGCGGCAATTTCTTCAGCTCTCGCGTGAGGAGGCCACGATATGGTCGTGCTGAGAGGGTAACCAGCCACCGCACATGGGTGGACCAGACCGCGGCCGATTCTAGCCCTCAAAGGCTAGCCTCAAATCCGAGTAGATCCCTTATGCCTTCCAGCGGGACACTCAGCGGTCTGACACTCACCGCTCTCATCTCAAAGAACAACTTATGGTGGGCAGGCATAATTTGTGCTGCCGTAGCCGCGCTGGCGGGGGCTCTGGGAGACTGCGTCCTTCGGTATTCCTTCgtgaaggaaagagaagcgcggGAATCTACCCAAGCAGATGCGGCAAATCAAGGCGTTCCGCGGCCTCTTCATATGAGACCTCTCTGGATCGTTGGAATGTTTCTGAGCGTCGTGATCAATCCTTTTCTGACACTCGTATCCTACCGATTTGCGGCCGTG TCAGTCGTCGCGATGTTCGGAGGGCTCCACACTCTCGG GTCTCTCGTTTTTGCGCGGATCCTTCTGTCGGAGAAACTAGGTTGGCGGGATGTCGTTGGCGGACTGTTGATTGTCAGCGGCATCACGGAAGTGGTTATTTTCGGTCACAACACGACTGACATCAAGGAATTCACTGTAAACggagtcgcgttcatcgtTTTCTGTAGTGTGACCTTCGCCGCTATCTTGCTTGCTGCCGTCGTTTCCCATAA GATGGTTTATTCTACAAAACTTCCGCTCATAGCAGTATCCATGTGTACTGCTTTGTTGCCTGGACTCTTTGGCGCAATATCTAATGTTTGTGGAAAAG GTGCAGTTGTTTTGTGGACGGATGCGTTCCAGGACACGAAACTTTGGACCCTACCTTACACTTGGATCTTCGCTGCCTTTGCTGCAGCAGCCGCCCTGGGGCAGGTTGTGTATCTGTCATTCAGTTTATCCAGATACCCTGCCTCATTCGTCGGCCCCGTCTACAATGGCATTCTTATCTGCATGAACAGCGTTGGCGGCATTTGGGTTTTCTCG GAATATACAAATTCGTTGCCGCTATTTCTGCTTGGGGTGGCGAGTACTTCGGCGGGAATCTTGATCTCTGCTCATAGCCAAGTAATGAAG
- the RPL29 gene encoding ribosomal protein RPL29 (encoded by transcript TGME49_234550), giving the protein MAKSKNHTNHNQNKKAHRNGIKKPQRKRKMSTKGMCPKFLRNQRACKRGMMKSD; this is encoded by the exons ATGGCGAAATCAAAGAACCACACCAACCACAACCAG AACAAGAAGGCTCACCGTAACGGTATTAAGAAGCctcagaggaagagaaagatgtCCACCAAGGGG ATGTGCCCGAAGTTCTTGCGCAACCAGCGCGCGTGCAAGAGAGGCATGATGAAGTCCGACTAA